ATCCAAAGAACTCACAATTCCAGATTCGTGGTCGAGTGGCAGGCAGTCCGGATTTGGCGAGTGGAATAACTTCAAGCTATGTCGATACGCTTCGAGCCAACGAACGATTCACCCAAGTATTTTCCTCTGTTACATTGAATCGTTTGGACCGTGATCCTGCCGGCGGCTTCATGGTTTTTGAAATCACTTTGAAGATCAAATAAGGAGCACGCATGACCTCTGCCGACTTAGTCACGCTCATCAAAAAGCATCCTATTGGGTTTGGGTGCCTCCTCGTATGTTTGGTGTGCGGCGTTGCGATATACCTGCGCTACGGAAATATTGAGGCGAGCCAGCAGGATTTGGATACAAAAGCAGCTGAAGTGGCCAAAATGACTGCCAATATCCGCAATTCAGCCAACCTGGCTGAACAGGTTGCCGAAATGCAATCTTACGCCAAGGAGTTGGAATCTCGCATGCTGAAAGCCGGCCAACTGGCGGTTAACCTTCAATACTTCTACAAGCTTGAAACAGAAAACGGAGTGAAGTTGGTCGATGTTCGGCAAAATGCCCTGCCCCGAAATGCCAAAACAGAAGGCTATGTTGGTGTTCCGTTCAGTGTCACGGTCCAGGGAACCTATACTCAAGTCATGAACTTTCTTGGCCGGCTCCAGAACGGGCGGCACTTATGCCGGATTTCTGCGGCCAACTTTACCAAATCCGCGGCCAGCGACGGCTCTGAAGTGCCCGTGAACTTGACCCTTAACCTCGAACTCTTGGGGCAGCAGCCATGAATATAGCGCGTCAAATTGGCCGGTTATCTATGAAGCAATGCCTTAT
This DNA window, taken from Oleiharenicola lentus, encodes the following:
- the pilO gene encoding type 4a pilus biogenesis protein PilO, producing the protein MTSADLVTLIKKHPIGFGCLLVCLVCGVAIYLRYGNIEASQQDLDTKAAEVAKMTANIRNSANLAEQVAEMQSYAKELESRMLKAGQLAVNLQYFYKLETENGVKLVDVRQNALPRNAKTEGYVGVPFSVTVQGTYTQVMNFLGRLQNGRHLCRISAANFTKSAASDGSEVPVNLTLNLELLGQQP